The Bdellovibrio bacteriovorus DNA window TTGCAGCGGTTTGTAAGTCGGCGAAATGGATTCGTGAATCAGGTTCCATTACAACGGAAGTTGTGGGTAACGATATCATCGGTCAAATTCAATGCGCAAAGATCAAAGACTTTGCGAAGTTTGAAAAACAAATTCTATCTCAGAAAAACTTCTTAATTGAAATCTCAAACCGTGAAGTGGCGTTCGGTCTTGTTCGTCGTGGCGGTGGGGTGCGTGATATCCAAGTTCGCCGTGTGCCTCGTGGTGACGGAACGGACATGGCTGTTGTTCATGTGTTGATGGACCCATGCGATGCTATGGGCGCCAACATCATGAACCAAGTTTGTGAATTCTTAAAAGAGCCGATCGAACAATTCACCGGCGAAAAAGTGACGATGTGTATTCTTTCGAATCTTGTCGATTCAAAAGTCACTCGTGCAACAGTTCACATCAAAGACATCGATCCTGAGTTGGCTGAAAAAATTGAAGAAGCTTCTTTGTTTGCTCAACAAGATCCTTATCGTGCAGCGACGAACAATAAGGGCGTTCTTAATGGGATCGACCCAGTTCTGATCGCAACCGGAAATGATTGGCGCGCGGTGGAAGCAGGCATTCATGCTTATGCTTCACGTGATGGACAATACCGTTCGATCACTCGTTGGTTCCGTGATGGCGAAGGTGGACTTAAAGGTATCTTTGAAGCCCCTTTGATCGTGGGTACGGTTGGTGGTGTAACAACTCTTCATCCGACAGCGATGATGTGTATGAAGATGTTGGGAACGACTTCGGCAAATGAGCTTTCTCGCGTGATTGCGGCTGTTGGACTGGTGCAAAACCTGGGGGCTTTAAAAGCTCTGACGACAGTGGGAATTATTGAAGGCCATATGAAACTTCACACGAAGAATTTGGCTTTGGGCGCGGGCGCTGAAGAAAAAGAAATTCCTCTTGTACAAAAGAAACTTGAAGAAATCTTAGCGGTTCGTAAACGCATCTCTTTAAGCAATGCAATTGACGTGCTTAAAGAACTTCGCTCTTCGCAAAGAGCGACGACGACAACACACACACACAGTTAGGAGAGGCCATGTCCCTGGTCTTCTCCGTACCCGGCAAAACTTTTATCGCGGGCGAATACCTGGCTTTGCAAGAAGGACCGACACTGGTCTTTTTGTCACAACCTTGTTTTGAGCTTGAAGCCAACAAAGGCACGGGCCGCTTAGGTTCGATTCATCCTGAATCTCCGGCGGGTCTTTTTGCGCGCAAACATCAGGATTACTTCTCTCAATTTGATCTTAATTTTAAAGACGCTTATGCAGGCAAAGGTGGCTTTGGTGCTTCAACAGCCCAATTTTTAGGTGTCTATGCTTTGTGGCTTTATAAAGAAGCGCCTCAGCAGGACATGGAAAAGCTTCTGGATTTCAAACATCTTTTAGAAGCTTATTACGAAGTCGCGTGGAAAGGTGAAGGTCAACGTCCTAGTGGCGCTGA harbors:
- a CDS encoding hydroxymethylglutaryl-CoA reductase, degradative, with product MKKQLLDIFKGFSKLSREERLKALMDVGVLHDSDVEYLSKGGLRDTSLGEKFIENVIGYFQLPLGVATNFNIDGKDYVIPMAVEETSIVAAVCKSAKWIRESGSITTEVVGNDIIGQIQCAKIKDFAKFEKQILSQKNFLIEISNREVAFGLVRRGGGVRDIQVRRVPRGDGTDMAVVHVLMDPCDAMGANIMNQVCEFLKEPIEQFTGEKVTMCILSNLVDSKVTRATVHIKDIDPELAEKIEEASLFAQQDPYRAATNNKGVLNGIDPVLIATGNDWRAVEAGIHAYASRDGQYRSITRWFRDGEGGLKGIFEAPLIVGTVGGVTTLHPTAMMCMKMLGTTSANELSRVIAAVGLVQNLGALKALTTVGIIEGHMKLHTKNLALGAGAEEKEIPLVQKKLEEILAVRKRISLSNAIDVLKELRSSQRATTTTHTHS